The genomic segment GGACCTCCACCCTCGGCCTCCCCGCCGCGAGCGACCGGGCCGAGCGGCTGGCCCGGCGGCTCGACGGGCTCCCGGTGGTCAGCCTCAACCGCGGCCTCGACGGCCACGAGACCCTGCTCCTCGACAACCACGCGGGGATGCGGGACGCGGTCGGCCATCTCGTCGGGCACCACGGCCGCCGCCGGCTCGCCTGCATCCGCGGCCCGCTGGCCAACCCCGTCTCCCTCGACCGCTACCGCGCCTACGCCCACGCCCTGGCCCGGCACCGCCTCCGCCTCGACCGGTCGCTGGTCTCCGCAGCCGTCGACTTCGGCAGCGGGGCGGGCGCCTCGGCGATGCGGGTGCTTCTCGACATCCGGGGGCTCCGCCCGGGCCGCGACTTCGACGCCGTCGTCGCCTGCAGTGACGTCCTGGCGGCCGACGCCCTGCGCTTCCTCACCGGCCGGGGCGTCCGGGTCCCGGAGGACGTGGCGGTCATCAGCTTCAACGACTCCCCGGAGGCCCGGCTCTCCGATCCGCCGCTCACCTCGGTGGCCCTGCCCTTCGCCGAGCTGGGGGAGCTGGCCGTGGACACCCTGCTGGCCCGGTTGCGCGGTACGCGCCCGCCGGCGCGGAGCGTGGTGCCGGGGAGGCTGGTGACGCGCCGGTCCTGCGGCTGCCCCTCCCCGCTGGTGACCCAGGAGACGGACACACCGCCGGACCCGGGGACGGCGCTGGCGCGGGTGTTCGCCGGACTCCCCGGGGCGGGCCCGGAGCTGGCCGCCGCGCTCCGTGCGGACTCCGCGCTCGGCGGAGGGTTCCTTCCGCTGCTCGAACGGCTGATCGGGAGCGAGGTCCGCACCCCCGAGGACGCCGCCGCCTGGGACGGCGCGCTGCTGCGCGCCCGTGCCCTGGTGGCCGGCACCGGACCGGGCGCGGGGGCGGCCACGGCGACGGCCACGGGCGCCATGGGCGCGGCCCGGGCCGAACGCCTCTTCGGACAGGCGCGGTTGATGGTCGCCGACAAGTCCCGCCGGCTGCTGGAGGGCGAGCGCTGGGCGGAGGAGCAGGAGTCGCGCCGGCTCCGCGAACTCGGCACGGCGCTCACCACCGCCGTCGACATCGACGCGCTCACCGGGGCGCTCTCCCGCCACCTGCCGTACATCGGCGTCAACGGCTGCCGTCTCGTGCTGTACGAGGACGGGGCCGCCCCGTTCCGCGCGGGGCGGGCCGCCCCCGGGGCGCCCTCCGCTCCCACCCGGCCGGCCGGCCCCCCGGACGTCTCCCGCGCGGCGCGGGCCGTCCTCACCCGCGAGGAACTGGAGGCGTCACGCGCCGCCCGGGCCGGCGCGGCCTCCGGCGCGGGCGCCATATCCGGCCCGGGCCCCGGCTCCGGCCCGGGCGCGGCCGTTCCGGCGCAGGCCCCGTACCGGGCCGAACTCCTCCTCCCCGACGCCCTGCTGCCGCCGGACGGCCGGCGCTACACGCTCGTCGCCGAACCGCTCCACATCGGCGACGAGCAGCTCGGCTTCGCCCTCTTCGACGCGGGCGGCCGCCGCCACTCCGCGCACCGGGACGGCGCGCTGTACCGGGCGCTGGGGGACCAGATCAGCGCGGCGCTCAAGGGCATCCGGCTGTTCGACGAGGTACGCCGTGCCCGGGACGCGGCCGAACAGGCCAACCGGCTCAAGACCCGGCTGCTCGACAACGCCACCGACGAACTCCGCACCCCGGTCGAGGCGATCCTCCACCACACCCGCCCCGCCCCCGCACCGTCCCCGGACCCGCGGCCCGGCCCGGACCCCGCCGGGGTGACCGACGCCCTGCGGACCGCGCACGAGCACGCCGGGCGGCTGCTCCGGCTCATCGACGACCTGCTGGACCTCTCCCGCTCCGAGATCGACGCCCTCGACCTCTCCCGGCACCTGCTCGACCCGCGCCCCCTGCTCGCCGAGGCGTTCGACACCGCGGCCCGCGCCCGCCCGGGCGGCGACGGCTGGCGGCTCCGGCTGCCCGGACGGCTCCCGGCGGTCAGCGCGGACGGCCCGCGCCTCCGGCAGATTCTGCTCAACCTGCTGAACGCGGCCGCGGACGGGCCCGCGGAAGGACCGGCCGCCGGGCCGGGGCCGCGCTCCGGGGGCGGCCCGGGAAGCGGACCCGGACCGGGGAGCGGAACCGTCCGGCTGACGCTGGAGGCCGAGGTCCGGCCGCCGCTGCTCCGCGTCCTCATCACCCGCCCCGACCCGGCCCCGCCGGCCGCCGAGGCCGAAGACATGTTCCAGCCCTTCGCCTCCGGAGCGCCCGGGATGCGGCTCGGGCTGGCCATCGCCCGCCGCCTCGCCGTTCTGCACGGGGGCTCGGTCACCGCCCGTACCGACGGCGGCCGCTACGGCTTCCGGCTCGAACTGCCGCTCCCCACCCCGGCGGACGCCCCCGGCGCCGTCCCCGCGCCCGTGCCCGGCGGCGGACCGGACGGCCGCACCCTCCTCGTCGCGGCCGCCGGCACCCCGCCGCGCGAGATCGCCGCGATCGCACGCCGGTGCGGGCTGCACCCGCGGCGTCTGCACCCGGACGACGACATCGCCTCCCTCGTCGCCGGCCGCGCCCCCGGCGACGGTGACGGTCCCGGCTCCGGTGCCGCTCCCGCCCCCGGCCCCGCCCCGGGGCCCGCTGCCGTCGCCTGGGACACCGACCGGACCCGCCCGCAGGAGTGGTCCCCCGTCCAGCGGCTGCACGACCACCCGGCGCTCCGCCACACGCCGTTCCTGCTCTACGGACCGGTCTCCGGCCGCGACCTGGCGCAGGCCCTGCACGCGCTGCGCCCGCCCGGCCTGGCCGACCCGGTGGTCGTCGTGGACGGCGACGCCGCCTCCCGCGAGCGGTTCCGGCGGCTGCTCGGCGGAGCGCTGCCCGGCCACCCCGTCCGCACGGCGGCCGACGGCACGGCGGCGCTCGCCCTGCTCGCCGAGGACGTGCCCTGCCTGCTCGTCGTCCCGCGCGAACCCGCCGACATGGACGGCTTCGACATCGTCGAGCGGATGTACGAGATCGCGAGTCAGGAGCGCGGACCGGAACAGCCCGTGATCCCCGTCCTGATGCTCAGCGGCCGGGGGTTCACGCACGACGACGTGCGCCGCGCGGAGCCGCACCCCGGGCTGATGCTGCTGGGCCGGGACATCCTGACGGAGGAGGAGACCGCCGGCCTGCTGACCCGGATGACGCGCCGCGGCGACCCGGGCGCGCACCGCGCCCACGCACCCGTGCGGCACGCCCTCGCGTACATCGAGCAGCACTACCGGCATCCGCTGTCCCGCCGCCAGATGGCCCGCGCGGCCGGGGTCAGCGAGAACCACCTCGGCCGCCTCTTCCACCGCGAGATCGGCCTGACCCTCTGGGACTACCTCACCCGGCTGCGCATCCAGCGCGCCAAGGAGCGGCTGCGGCAGAGCGACGACAGCGTGCAGACGATCGCCCGCGCCGTCGGCTTCCACGACCGCGCCTACTTCAGCCGTGTCTTCCGCAAGGTCACGGGCGTCGCCCCGCACGTCTACCGCGAGGCGTCCTGACCGCCCCTCACTCCCAGCGGAACCAGCGGGCCGCGGCGACGACCAGGAGGAGCGCCCAGAGGCCGCTGACACCGAGGTGTGCCCAGTCCGGCCAGCCGCCGGCCGAGGCCTGGTGGAGGGCCTGCGCCGACGAGCCCAGCGGGGTGTACTCCACGACGGTCCGCAGCGTCCCGGACATCACCTGCACCGGCACCCAGACGCCGGCCGTGAACATCGCGGGGAAGAAGACCAGCGAGCCCAGGACGTTCGAGATCTTCGTGCTGGGCGAGACCGCCGAGATGACCGTGCCCAGGGCGAGCGCGCTGAGCGTCGCGGTGCCGAA from the Streptomyces xinghaiensis S187 genome contains:
- a CDS encoding substrate-binding domain-containing protein encodes the protein MAEQGSPRARPPDGPDGRRESRPGCRPDRPGNLPGSRPAGGRSGDGRLTIGLVTANIHLGVGATLWSGVLAAAERNDVNLVCLPGGPLRPGGAPRNALYELIGPDRLDGVICWTSTLGLPAASDRAERLARRLDGLPVVSLNRGLDGHETLLLDNHAGMRDAVGHLVGHHGRRRLACIRGPLANPVSLDRYRAYAHALARHRLRLDRSLVSAAVDFGSGAGASAMRVLLDIRGLRPGRDFDAVVACSDVLAADALRFLTGRGVRVPEDVAVISFNDSPEARLSDPPLTSVALPFAELGELAVDTLLARLRGTRPPARSVVPGRLVTRRSCGCPSPLVTQETDTPPDPGTALARVFAGLPGAGPELAAALRADSALGGGFLPLLERLIGSEVRTPEDAAAWDGALLRARALVAGTGPGAGAATATATGAMGAARAERLFGQARLMVADKSRRLLEGERWAEEQESRRLRELGTALTTAVDIDALTGALSRHLPYIGVNGCRLVLYEDGAAPFRAGRAAPGAPSAPTRPAGPPDVSRAARAVLTREELEASRAARAGAASGAGAISGPGPGSGPGAAVPAQAPYRAELLLPDALLPPDGRRYTLVAEPLHIGDEQLGFALFDAGGRRHSAHRDGALYRALGDQISAALKGIRLFDEVRRARDAAEQANRLKTRLLDNATDELRTPVEAILHHTRPAPAPSPDPRPGPDPAGVTDALRTAHEHAGRLLRLIDDLLDLSRSEIDALDLSRHLLDPRPLLAEAFDTAARARPGGDGWRLRLPGRLPAVSADGPRLRQILLNLLNAAADGPAEGPAAGPGPRSGGGPGSGPGPGSGTVRLTLEAEVRPPLLRVLITRPDPAPPAAEAEDMFQPFASGAPGMRLGLAIARRLAVLHGGSVTARTDGGRYGFRLELPLPTPADAPGAVPAPVPGGGPDGRTLLVAAAGTPPREIAAIARRCGLHPRRLHPDDDIASLVAGRAPGDGDGPGSGAAPAPGPAPGPAAVAWDTDRTRPQEWSPVQRLHDHPALRHTPFLLYGPVSGRDLAQALHALRPPGLADPVVVVDGDAASRERFRRLLGGALPGHPVRTAADGTAALALLAEDVPCLLVVPREPADMDGFDIVERMYEIASQERGPEQPVIPVLMLSGRGFTHDDVRRAEPHPGLMLLGRDILTEEETAGLLTRMTRRGDPGAHRAHAPVRHALAYIEQHYRHPLSRRQMARAAGVSENHLGRLFHREIGLTLWDYLTRLRIQRAKERLRQSDDSVQTIARAVGFHDRAYFSRVFRKVTGVAPHVYREAS